In Setaria italica strain Yugu1 chromosome I, Setaria_italica_v2.0, whole genome shotgun sequence, the genomic window CGTGGGCCATGCCACTCTCAGGTCCACAAGCTTCCGCCAGTTTGGACCTGGCCACCACTCAAGGCAACCTGCTGTATGCTCGTGTCACGTAGAGTTCTTCGCGCCACAAAATTACCGTGATCAAGCTATCTAGATGACTGACTCTTCATGCGATATACATCAATGTACACATCACCCAGTCAGTCCACCTCAGACTTCTCATAGCACTTACCATGGCACCAATTATGTTCTTTGAGGCTTTTGAGATGGTACTTAGCTAGAGAAAACTGAGCTTGCGACAAGTTCCATCGCGTTCGGACCGACTAGCCTGGACACCAATTTATACCCCTCTATCTCCTTTGACATGCTTAAGATGCAGAAGAATATCTCTCTCAAGGTTACTGGGAGAGTCAGTATCTAGCTACCGCTCCAATTCAACCTCACAAATGCGGTCTCCCTGCGTTATGCTGTTTTCAGATTTATCATGGCACCAATTATCCTGTAACAGAATTAGTTTATTTTTACGAAATATAAGGCCGGTGATTTAGTACGTGTAGTTATGAGGAAAACTAAGCCTGACCTGGAGCAAGGACTTCATCACAGAAGGAGAATGCTTTCTGGATTCGCGGTCAGCTCGTTTTCTTTCTGATAAGCAAACTAGGTAGTAAATACAGAGGCGCACGATGAAAAGCTAGCAAATCTAACGAGGAAGCAATACCAATGGCACGGCTGGTGCGCCCGCCACGTTTGTCCTCACCCGCTGAGCGCGCGTCGCCGCACGGGGCCATCCGTCGAGCCAGTTTATGCGCCTGCATGCCCTCGGCGCAATCACGCGTGGTGCGGTAATCTTTTTGTTTTCAAACACATGGTGCGGTAAACTGATGAACTCTAGGGCTGATTACCGAAATGGGAAAGAGAATTAGAGCCTCCTCACGCTGTTTGCGCCGATGGAGCGAGATTGTCATGAGTAGTTCACACGAAAAAACAGCTCATGGCCCTAACATGATGACTGCTCGGCTCATAAGTTCAATATAAGGTCCAAGCAACATCGAATTTCATACTTACATTGTTTGGTTTGTTCGTCTTAGCAACCTCAATCTGTTTCTAGGGTTGGAATGGCAGAAGTTTCCAAAGATCAGAATTAGCGTGTCACTGATCTAACAGTTGAGAGTGAGCCGTGCTGCTAGATTCACTGTGATGTTAGAGGAAACTGATGCGGGACTATGTCCTAATATGGTATCGAATATTTGTCCAGTGGCTCAGTCTAATATTTGTCGATACGGGCAGCCGTGGCAGATTGAGACTGATAAGTGTACTTTGTATAAGGGAATAAAGGAGGAAACTAAGCACGTTGCAACTGGTTTTTTTTCTGCAAACGTTAGAGACCACCTTTCAATTGATACCacttttgtaaaaaaaaaggttaaGTTCAATTCATGAGCAACCTGGTACATCAGTCTAGTCAAGATCGATCAATCATGTTCATGGTGAATACATCAAGCTTCTAAATGATCTAAATCACAACTTAACTGTTTGTTTGGTCAATCTATATAGATATCATAAATCACAACCATTCATGAGTTCATCCATTCACCATTATTACCAGCCATATCTGACGACTGTGACTAATCAAGAACAAGTGAGAAATGGACAtgccattctttttttttggaaaagctcACATTCGATTGTTTAGAGGAGCTCTCACacttgaatatttttttttgccaatcTACAATCACCACGGCtcagcttctcctcctcctccggtaaCAGCGTCGGCGAGCCCACCTTTAGGGTTAGGGGTTCAGAGTTTAAGGTTGTGGGTTGGGATTACTTGTGGCCTATTGGCCTAGAAGGAGGCCCGTGGCTGCTCGCCGgccgacagtggtggtggtCGAGGTGATGGGGAGCAAAGGCAGCAAGGCACCGCTAGATGCCAGGCGACGAGCGACCCTCGGTTGGGCAGAGGCGGCAGGGCGTCAAGCTTTAACCAGTTCATGTCGACAGTGGTAGAGGGTGGCGGTGGAGGTGTCGTTGCACTGCCGAAGCTGGGCAGGGAGCTAGCGGCAGTGGGGAAGCTCGGTCGGACATGAGGAAGAAGACACAATGGAGGAGCAACATTGGAGGAGGTTAGTTTTGAGCCCTTGCGGAGGGTCGTGGCTCCACCAGAGCCAGGCAGAGAGGTATGGCGTTGGACTTGCAACCGTTTGGGAAGAGACTCGCTTAGCCTATTGGTGAAAAATAAATTGAAAGTAGTGACCCCTCGAAAAACTCTAGTTGCACGATAGACAACCTTTTTTCCATTAATTATGTGTTTTGCGTTTGATCAATACCGGTCATTGCAAAATATTTGGCAAACCCGAATTTTGGCGTGGCGGATGTAGGCGGCATTCCAAACACAACGTGCCTGATCCTGCCATCCATCTTGGATGCTCTCTGtgcaactcatcaaaatcattACGTTGCTTTCAGAGTTGTAGCGTTGGCACCAGGAAAATGCCATGGTCGATCTAACCAACTGTTTGTGGTGTGCCTTCACGCAATGAGCACACCACCCAGCCCACACCATATATACCATATAAATGCATATTCCAGCGATCTTGTGCTGTTCCACTTGGCAGGGCGCCCTAGCGCTGTTTTGTCTCGAATTGCTAGTAGGATAGGGGCATAGGGCTAGCATGCAGTGCATTCACTATGCGAACTAAACCACCAAACCTGAGGGTTTTTGCACGATCGTTGATGGGATGTTTGAGGAAACTATACGAGCTTGGCACTCAACGGGTCAGCGTTTGGCGTTGACAGTCAGTTTCTGTTATCCCTCCCAATCGCACGGGAGCAACTAGTTGATTTTGTGACCAAGCCGGGCAATCATGTTCTTTGGGGCTTTTGAGATGTAGAGAAAACTGAGCTTATGTTCCATCGCGTATGGAACTAAGCTAGCCACCAATTTACACCTCTAGCTGCTTTGGCACGCTTAACCTGTTACGGAACACAATCTCTCTCACGGTTACTAAGAGAGTCTGTATTCTGCTACTGCTCTACTTCAGGATCGCAGCCGCAGTCTCTATCCGTCGTCAACATTGTTCTGCTCTTGTCAGGTTTGATGGTTTGTTTTGCGGCAGTTTCTTAAAATTTGTACCGGAAAATCATAACAATATTTAGAAAAGTAAATTAATTTGCACGTTGTGGGTTTCACTTAAACACCTTAATTTTTTTACGTACAAGAACCAGATTGGATGGTTTGCCATCGCATCAAAGTCACTCCAAGCATGACAAGACCCGCTTGTAGTTTCTAGGTCGACCTGTGCAATACCAAGTCCGAGCGGCTGCATGCCTGCATCCACAGGTAAGTCCGAGCAACCTGTGCTTGCGCGCATACCTTGAACGATGCCCTTGCCTACTGATCACAGGCCATGCTTGTCACCTACGCACGCTCTACCTCCCACGCTGCCCCTCTTCCACCCCCATGGCGCCATCCCAACATTTTCACCCGCGGCCAGCTCTCGATCGGGTGCACGATGGAGccacggagggagggaggttcTGCCGCCTCGGGGTTCTCAGGCATCGTCAAGGCGTGACAAGACCACAAGAGCGAATGAATCCTCGTGTTGTTAGTGGCGTTGGCACCATGAAAATGTCGTCATCGAGCTAACCAACTACTGTTCGTGGCTTCACGCAATGAGCACACCACCCGGCCCCCACACCATACCTGCATATTCCAGCGATCTTCTGCAGTTCCCAACCCAGGCGTCCTAGCGCTGTATTGTCTCGAATTGCTAGTAAGATAGGGCTAGCATGCATTGCGTTCACTATGCAGCCACTAAAACACGAAACCTGAGGGTTTTTGCACCATCTTTGGTGGGATGTTGGAGGAAACTGATATGATGTTGGCGCTCGACAGGGCAGCGTTCATTAGCGACAATCAGTTTCTATCATCCCTCTCAATCGCACGAGAGGCGAGCGAGATGATGGATCTGATCCTGCCGCGGGCCGATCCGGCGTTCACTCACCCGCATCCAGTGCCCCATTCTTTTTGCGGCGTACATCAACATTACCGCGTTCGGGACCGTCAGCAGGCTCCCGCGCAATGCATTTTTGAGGAGTAGTAGGAGGAGCTGCTGTGCAGCATCGATCGCAGTTGGGTCGGCCAGTGGGGCAAACGAGTTGTTGCGGCTGTCGCACAGTAGTGTCTTCACGGAAGATATTGtgggttaaaaaaaatatttcgcTCTTAAGAGTAATTCAGACGTACGGGCGTTGACAATATAATTTAGCTAGTTATATTCGAATGATATGTTGTTTAGGAATTTCAATAGGATGCAGATGCGGCGTCAGGATTGGAGATCATCAGGCACAGCAAATTAGTTCCTCAGGACAAACTTGTATATTTCTGCTGGTTTGCATGGTAGACAGACTAAATCATAAGGAAGGTATGCaagcataaaaataaaaaatatttggaATTCTTGTAGTGTGAAATTCCCTGCATAATTTTAGGCTGAGATTGCTATTCGCTTTGATATCTCTGAACCCTGCTCTGTTATTTTGCCATGTCTTGCATCCTGAAAAGATCAGGAATCTGGAGGGTGGAGTGAACTCTTCATCAGATTTTTCTCATTCACTCGCAAATCCGTTCTCACAATTTTCTTTCGAAGGTTTCATTCTCAGTAGTCAGTACTGAACTCTCAGCCTCATCACCGGTCAAGCAAAGCTAGCACATGGACGGTGCATCAGGGACAGGATGCCACGGAGGAGCCCGAGGTCCTCTGCCCGGGCTGTGCCTGGCATCATCGggtcagagaaaaaaaaaagggagccAGAATGCTCACATAGTTTGCGTTGGTGAAAGGTCGTAACTCGTAACACAAATTTACCGTGACACAAATAACAATTCCTTTTTTTTGGGCTGACACAAATAACAATTCATACAAGCAGCCGGACGCGCATAAATACGTTGAAGCGATGTAGCGGCCGGCCTTGCGATCTCGCGGCTCACTTCCTCCCCTCTTCTGCTCTGTTGCTTGTAGGCTAGCTTGCCTTTGTTGATAGTGATCAGCATGGCACGGATCGTGCAGCATAGAGTCGTCAATGCGCTGCTAAATATTAGTGCTAGGATGTTAGAGGAAACTGATGCCTTTTCGGTTATACTAGCCCTCGTCACGCCGAAAGGGCTGAATATTTGTTTTTTGATTGCTCTTTAACTAGATATGTTTGGAGTCTGATTGCAATAGCATTAGGCGCTTCGTGTAGATCAACTTCTTTTGATCAGCATGCGGATGATCAGTACTGGATGTGGATGGAAAAAACATATGCCTCAGTGCAAACATTACCATATGGTTGGTTTATCGGCAGTGTGCTAGGCGAAATCTAGAAATAAAGTCTGTTTCGAGGAAAAATATGTTAGAGCTTCTTCTGAGATTATATGTTTAACCTCCTCTTTTTTATCATATTGGGTAGTGCTACAGAAGGGGAAGCAGAAGATAGGATAACCTTGGAGGTGGGAGCTGAAACACTGAAGGAGACGGCGCTATACACTACCACCCTTCTGAAGCTACTCATGAAGATACAGGGATGGTGCTGCTCCAGTAATTGAAGTTCAAAGGTACGGTGGAGATGTTCACATATTGGAGAAAACATCCGCAGACTTTCCGATGtcacttttgtttttctttgggTCTAATTCCTCTTAGATATTAGTTGGTTTAGCTACCCTTCGTCTGTAGGAGGTTCAAGTTTTGTCTAGAGAAACAGGCCCTATGTGCTGGTGTTCTCTGGTGTCTTTCGGTAGTCTACTTGTACTGTTAATTACTCGTTGGCGACAATTCAAACTCTGTAATTTTGTTACTTTACATGGTAATGAAATTCGGGTGTGGCTCTTAGTGGAAAACAAGACTATGAGGGTTTCTTATTGAAAATTTCGTGTCCATGCCCGGTAAGAAAAGTACAGATGAACCAACATCCACCAGTTAATAATGCAGGTCATTCTTGGCAGCGGGTATATGGGATAAAGGAATTATGAAATGACTACGTTCATATAAAGATTCTTCCTGTGTAGTAGAACGAGGTAGCATATTGCTTTGATCCATTGTATCAATACAGAGGTCCCGATCTTAAACCATGCTAAGATTCACACTAAACGTACCTGAGTATGTTTGGCTTATGACTGTaaaacttcatcaaaatcaAAACGCTGGCAGCACGCTGGCCCCCTCTCACCGCAGTCTGCAACCGACCGTTCCATGGCACCTGGCCTCTCACAATTCCAAAAGCCTTTGCCAGTTTGGACTCATCACTTCATCAGCAGGCAACCTATCCTAGTGTCACGCTAGTGTTCGCAGCACGAAATTATTGCCGTGGCCATGCGCTATCAGTGACACACCACGCCCAGCGTCCCAGCCCACACCATAAATACATCCTTGCTAGGCAGCGGCACCAATTGAGTTTGTGAGCAAGCGGGAGCAATTTTGTTCTTTGGGGCTCTTGAGATGGTAGAGAAAACTGAGCTTGCGGTTAAACATGTTCCATTGAATCCGGATCGACCAAAGCATACCACCAATTTCGAGCTCCCAGCTCCTTTGACACGAAGGCACAAACGACATGACTCGCTCACAGTTTCTGAGAGAGTCTGTGTTCACCTACTTGAGAGTCTGTGTTCACCTACTTGAGCTTGCAGCTGCGGTCTCTATTCCGTTATGCTTGGGTGAAGTTAGATGGGAGCAGTTGAGGTGACCAGGGCAATCGATAGAATTGGGTGTAAATGGAGGTTGCTAGATTTTTTTTGGACGGACATATTAAATTCAAAGAAGCAAATCAATTTGTATATTGTGGTTTCAGTTTGAACACCTTCTTGACATACAAATATAACAACTTTTGCGATTCCACTGCCGCCGTGCATCTTGGGTTAGCCGGGGATCGGAGGTatgaaaaaatatgaatatgttTTCTGGATGCATGTCTCCAACTCTCCGATTGTTCCGGCTCAAGCAATTTACAAAATGAAAACGGCCTGTAGTGCGTAATTCCCTGAATAATTTTAGGCTAATGTCTATTCGCCTTTGATACCCATGAAACTTGTGATGCCCCGTTATCTTCCCATGTCTTGCATCGTGAAAAGATCAGAAATCTGGAGCGTGGAGTGAACTCTTCGTCAGATTTTCTCGTTCCCTCTGCCAGTCCGTTCTCAGAATTATGGATGGACGTGGCACGGGCTTTGCAACTCTGGCCGATTCCACGCTAGAGAAGAAAATGGATAGCTGCAACTGATGACGACGAAGCTGGCACAACAACTCAAGTGATACCAAGATCACATCAGGCATAGCAACCTAAGATATTCCTCCATTTCCTATCTTGCAAACGCAATCAGGACAGTTGAGCATTCAGGGACAATGGATAGTAAAAACGACAGGGACAAACTTACGTCAATTCAGATGGATATTATCTCATGATCTATCCAAACCAAACTGTGTTTAACACATCAACCAAAATGCCTACAGGAGGTGTTAGACTCACTGCTTAAGATCTCATTATCTCAAGGGCCTGGGCAAAAAAAGTCACATTACAACCTGACATCTACTATCGACTCACCAAAGAACTACCATTTGCAACTCCGGGAAACAAATAAAGAAGCAGATGACTGTAGAGTCAATAGTCATCACAAGCTCGATACCATGTTGATGACTGCCGCAGGACTATAGGCTAACATGGAAATATGAACATCTACTTCAGGAAGGTTGATGATATGAAAAGGAGGGCATATGTGACACATGCCGTGCTCACTTCCAAGTTTCTTGGACCTGGCAGTATAGGTGGAATTACAGATACCATCAAGAAGGTGCCAAGGAACCAGGAAGCAAAGAAAGATCCAAACCTGAAACATCACAGAAAAATTTGGGTCAGGAATCGCTCACCCATGCATGCACAAAAGGTTAATAATCACCAAAAGAACTGAGAACAGTACATGTTAATCTCAGTAATAATTGACAGGAAATTTAGACAGGCCCACTTTGAACATGCTATTATCAGCCAACACTGCTacattctactccctccgttccaaattactattcgttttgccttctctagatacatagcttttgctatgaacctagatatatgtatgtctagatacgtagcaaaagctatgtatctagaaaagctaaaacgattagtaatttgggacagagggagtacttctTAATCTCTATTACCGGGTCAAACAATTATGATAAGCTTAAAATGACACATCAGATTAAATGAGCTCTAAAGAGTGCAAGTTGTTGCTGTGCTCAATCGGGAATGGCTCCAGCCCACCACAGTAGCTGTCTCAGAATACCTGGTCTGCATCTGCAAGCATTTGTGCACAATTTTTGTATGCCTACGCATCAGCATTCTGATTTATCCATTGAACTATGAACTGGCATTATTGGCATCAGCAAGTTGATAGGCCCACACCACTAACCAGGCAGTCAGTCTTGATATGATGATCTATGAAGGAACATCATAAGATATATTGGCAAAGAGACTGTCTGGGACCATGGATATGACAAAAACAGGTCCTCACAAATCTTCTGGTTAAGCAAACTTTCATAAGAGAATCTGGTTAAAGTGGGGGAAATATGCTTACAGCACAAGGCAAGAAAGTTCCGTGGTTTGCTTTCTAATatggaaaaattatatattatattatgGAAACTACCTATTTTCTACTCCATAGAATGGCCGTTTAGGATTTGCAACTACTCCCATTGTAATTCATATTTGACACTCCACAAGTTTGCCTCTTAATGTCTATTGCACAGCTAAAATCTTCACTCTTAAATATCATATGTTAATCTCAGCAATAGCAATTCTACTTGATTAAAAGGAAGCATAGACAAGCCCACTTAGAACAAGCTGTCATCAGCCAACACCGTTATATTCTGCTCCTTAATCTCTAGTATCAGGTTATTATCAGTtctaagaaaaggaaaaagtccattttactcccctcaccactttgtccgcttaaccccctgagcaaaatttaggctcgaTTTACTCCCCCAAACTATTTCAGTTGGCCCAATCTACCCCCTGAtgagttttttatttttttgtttctccatgtatGAGTTGgattttaagttcaaattttgtgaagaTACAGAACATCATGCCttacattaaaaaaattatactgagaatttttcatggttattttcataggttaggaacaTTTAATaggaaattgatcttagatatacaaaaatgtatgaaaagtaatcatgaaaaaattctaatgtatttttctaacatagggcatcatgttataagtcaactaacaaaatctgaaattaaaactcaacttgtatgcgaagaaacaaaaaagagaaatctaattagggggtagattggaccaactgaaatagttcgggggagtaaagtgagcctaaattttgttcgGGGGGTTAAGGGGACAAAGTGGATTGGTGAGGGGAGTACAATAGACATTTTCCTATCTTCTATTAGGGATAGTCAACCGCTTCCCACTCCATAGAACGGTCACTTAGGATTTGCCACTACTCCCATCATAAACTATTGTTTACACTTCATACATTGGCGTCATAACTTTCTATCTCACAGTTAACATCTTTACTTGTAATTTGTAAATATCGAGATTTCACAAGATCTGCAGTATAAATACAaactacattgctaaaatttATATGTTTACATTACTCTTTATGTCCACACTAAGATGCTAAAATATTAGATGTACAAGTTAACCAAGCAACCCAAGTATTGCATTTCAATTCCTCGTAATCCAAACCTCCAGCAATCATGCCCAACCATTCCCACTGTAATACAGTCACTACAGGATATAAATATGCTCCCAGCATATTTTGAAGGATGCACACATGATGACATTTGCTATAAGTTTGTAAATCATCACGCATGGATGGGATAGAAATATCATTTGTTTTGCATTTACTTGCTAACGAAAATAAAGAGCTGCTTTCATGCATCAACCATATTTTATCTGTGATAATAAACTATATGCCACTGCATATCTAACTTGTACAGGCTGAAGAGTGAAGACAGGCAGCTTATTGGGTGGAAATTGCGGGCAATAGGAAACTTGGTGTTGCTGAAACAGATTTGACTTAGCACCACTACCAGAAGATACATATATGTATATTGACAGGCCGGTGGTGGCTAGCTACTAGGTTAGATTTTTGGGTTTGTGATGAAGAGAAACATTTTTCAATGGGAACAAGAATGATAATACATTAATACACCACACATGTAGACAAAACTGTGAATATGGTAGAATACAGAGTAAATGGATCAGAGGAGCCCAAAAACAAATTCTGTAGCACTATGAGGAACAATTTGCATATTAATGCAGCTATATCATTAACAGACGAAAGGCATAAAACAAACAATATAACAAGAACATACCCATAAAAGAATGCTCGCCATCCACTTTTGACCCTCTGGTAAATGAAATAGATATTTGCTGCACAAGAAATGGCCACCTGGAGAGTTGGCCCTTCTTCAGTAGGAAAAGCAAGGGTAAGTGCTCCAAGCAAGATAAAAGTAATTGCTGTCTGCCAAATGACTTTGCTACGTGGTGTTTGAAATCTGCCTTGAATAGCCTTGACTGCACGTGACTGACTAAGTTCCCTAAATTTTTTCTTGAGGTCCATTTTTGGTTTTTTCCTATCAAAGAAACTCTGCATGATAATCCTGTCATGGGCAGACTCAATTG contains:
- the LOC101752469 gene encoding protein CHAPERONE-LIKE PROTEIN OF POR1, chloroplastic gives rise to the protein MLAHGLATDPSRTLRCPVASRVSTAPLGVVSSLSFNRGRKEKNKIFINVDRYTKYSTPLCYAQRNARITPRATASFGDMADSSTPIFPRIHVKDPYQRLGISREASEEEIRAARNYLISKYAGHKPSVDAIESAHDRIIMQSFFDRKKPKMDLKKKFRELSQSRAVKAIQGRFQTPRSKVIWQTAITFILLGALTLAFPTEEGPTLQVAISCAANIYFIYQRVKSGWRAFFYGFGSFFASWFLGTFLMVSVIPPILPGPRNLEVSTACVTYALLFISSTFLK